One Danio aesculapii chromosome 11, fDanAes4.1, whole genome shotgun sequence genomic region harbors:
- the poc1a gene encoding LOW QUALITY PROTEIN: POC1 centriolar protein homolog A (The sequence of the model RefSeq protein was modified relative to this genomic sequence to represent the inferred CDS: deleted 4 bases in 3 codons), whose protein sequence is MSSALEDPTLERNFKGHRDAITSLDFSPAGKQIATGSVDACVMVWNMKPQSRAHRFTGHTDTVTCVTFLRLPHLLASASRDKTVRLWVPSVKGESVLFRAHTGSVRSVCFSTDGQSLLTASDDQSIKLWSVHRQKIICTLREHNNWVRCARFSPDGQLMVSASDDRTVKLWDASSRQLIHTFCEPGGYSSYVDFHPSGTCIATASSDNTVRVWDIRTHTLLQHYQVHSAAVNALSFHPSGNHLLTASSDSTLKILDLLEGRLLYTLHGHQGSASCVSFSRSGDQFASAGSDQQVMVWRTNFDSVDYSRGLQQKRDRVHRRPSAQVSGAAGDPESRSGQKTEVSPLLGVSVERSVREPTPQQQQQMDADGVPEALTSTLQHIIGQLDVLTQTVAILEQRLTLTEDKLKECLETQRQAMTEH, encoded by the exons ATGAGCTctgctctg GAGGATCCGACACTTGAGCGCAACTTTAAGGGCCACAGAGATGCG ATCACCAGCCTGGACTTCAGC CCAGCGGGCAAACAGATTG ccaCGGGCTCGGTGGACGCGTGTGTGATGGTCTGGAACATGAAGCCTCAGTCGAGGGCCCACAGGTTTACAGGACACACGGATACGGTGACGTGTGTG ACTTTTCTCCGTCTGCCTCATCTGCTGGCCTCAGCGTCCAGAGACAAGACCGTCCGCCTCTGGGTGCCCAGTGT gAAGGGAGAGTCGGTGTTGTTCAGAGCACACACAGGATCGGTgcgcagtgtgtgtttctccactgACGGTCAGTCGCTCCTCACCGCATCTGATGATCAGAGCATCAAACTGTGGAGCGTCCACCGCCAGAAGATCATCTGCACACTCAGAGAACACAACAACTGGGTGCGCTGCGctag GTTTTCTCCAGACGGTCAGCTGATGGTGTCGGCCAGTGATGACAGAACAGTGAAGCTGTGGGACGCCAGCAGCAGACAGCTCATACACACCTTCTGTGAGCCCGgcgg GTACTCCAGCTATGTGGATTTCCACCCGAGCGGCACCTGCATCGCCACCGCCAGCTCTGACAACACTGTGAGGGTGTGGGAcatccgcacacacacactcctgcagcACTATCagg TTCACAGTGCAGCAGTGAACGCTCTCTCCTTCCACCCGTCGGGGAATCACCTGCTCACAGCATCCAGCGACTCCACACTGAAGATCCTGGACCTGCTGGAGGGACGACTGCTGTACACACTGCACGGAcaccag GGTTCTGCCAGCTGTGTGTCCTTCTCCCGCTCTGGAGATCAGTTTGCCTCCGCTGGCTCAGATCAACAG GTGATGGTGTGGAGGACCAACTTTGACTCTGTGGATTACAGTCGAGGGCTGCAGCAGAAGAGAGACCGAGTTCACAGAAGACCTTCagcacag GTGTCTGGAGCCGCCGGTGATCCTGAGAGCCGATCGGGACAGAAAACAGAGGTTTCGCCGCTGCTGGGAGTGTCTGTGGAGAGATCTGTGCGTGAACCGACccctcagcagcagcagcagatggaTGCGGACGGCGTTCCTGAGGCTCTGACCAGCACACTGCAGCACATCATCGGCCAGCTGGACGTGCTCACACAG ACGGTGGCCATTCTGGAGCAGCGACTGACTCTGACGGAGGACAAACTGAAGGAGTGTTTGGAGACTCAGCGTCAGGCCATGACTGAACACTGA